Proteins encoded within one genomic window of Methanosarcina barkeri str. Wiesmoor:
- a CDS encoding nitrous oxide reductase family maturation protein NosD — protein MDLSQINTKLIIILLLIFVASIFYTFNAKYSGIYPEKSLDNISNNSINADLHSGEPVKNNLDNIDNDPIDAKIYPGDSVQNAINTVSSGGTVIVYPGLYKENLVVDKPLKVISSNEGGSAYASIQAADPEKDVFHITADNVTISGFNITGSQDKAGIYYSGSGGNITRNKLSYNNYGVYFNDSKVNILENNEVNNNSLGIYLRNSNNNQLKSNNITGVGIFVGLDNNATGIYLEDSDNNKLMSNTIAKLWDGVNFTESSNNELNNNSILHNYFSLSLINSNNNKVLNNTIVRRGYSFSVVLANSQNNTLQGNNKNLNTDFKIYYSFKSTNNTLEGELYTSNEQGTGGVFRVI, from the coding sequence ATGGATCTCTCACAAATTAATACAAAATTAATAATTATCTTATTGTTAATTTTTGTCGCCTCAATATTTTACACTTTCAATGCAAAGTATAGTGGAATATATCCTGAAAAATCTCTTGACAATATTAGCAACAATTCAATAAATGCTGACTTGCATTCCGGAGAGCCGGTAAAAAATAATCTGGATAATATTGACAATGATCCGATAGATGCTAAAATATACCCAGGAGATTCAGTACAGAACGCAATAAACACTGTGAGTTCTGGTGGCACTGTTATTGTTTACCCAGGGTTATATAAGGAGAATTTAGTTGTAGACAAACCGCTGAAGGTTATAAGCTCAAACGAAGGAGGATCTGCATATGCTTCTATTCAAGCTGCAGACCCAGAAAAAGATGTATTCCACATAACTGCGGATAATGTGACAATCAGCGGCTTCAATATAACTGGGTCACAGGATAAAGCTGGCATCTATTATAGTGGGTCTGGTGGCAACATCACTAGAAATAAACTAAGTTATAACAATTATGGAGTCTACTTTAACGACTCAAAGGTGAATATCCTGGAAAATAATGAAGTGAATAACAATTCACTTGGAATCTATCTAAGGAATTCTAATAATAACCAATTAAAAAGTAACAATATCACAGGCGTTGGGATATTTGTTGGCTTAGATAATAATGCAACAGGAATCTATCTTGAAGATTCAGACAACAATAAATTAATGAGTAACACCATAGCAAAGTTATGGGATGGCGTGAACTTCACTGAGTCTTCTAATAATGAGCTAAATAATAATTCGATTTTACATAATTATTTCAGCCTCAGTCTCATTAACTCAAATAATAATAAAGTTTTGAATAACACTATTGTGAGACGTGGATATTCATTTTCAGTTGTCCTTGCCAATTCTCAAAATAACACGTTACAAGGCAACAATAAAAATTTGAATACTGACTTCAAAATATACTATAGCTTTAAAAGCACAAACAATACGCTAGAAGGAGAACTCTATACATCAAACGAGCAGGGTACTGGCGGCGTTTTTAGAGTAATATAA
- a CDS encoding UBP-type zinc finger domain-containing protein, which yields MVCTHRNMIKIKNIEQGSKGCEECLKSGDSWVHLRICLTCGHVGCCDQSKNKHATKHFEETGHPVIQSFEPGEDWKYCYIDRQYLE from the coding sequence ATGGTCTGCACACACAGGAATATGATAAAAATAAAGAACATAGAGCAGGGCTCAAAGGGATGTGAGGAATGCCTGAAAAGCGGAGATAGCTGGGTGCACCTGAGGATTTGCCTGACCTGTGGGCATGTGGGCTGCTGTGATCAGTCAAAAAATAAACATGCAACAAAGCATTTTGAAGAAACCGGGCATCCTGTAATCCAATCTTTCGAGCCAGGTGAGGATTGGAAGTACTGTTATATTGATCGCCAGTATCTTGAGTAA